A window of the Tessaracoccus sp. MC1865 genome harbors these coding sequences:
- a CDS encoding sodium-translocating pyrophosphatase, with protein sequence MRRARWAALAIAGLTALGITGCSGDGAPPGETHVGGEANLQLPDLGSVDFLGIPGSALLGLGLIVCALGLGFGLMTYTQLKRMPAHSAMREISELIYTTCKAYLKQQGKFLLVLWAFIAAIIIFYYLFLVGFGVGKTAIVIAFSLIGMAGSYGVAWYGIRVNTLANSRTAHAALGGKPYPCHDIPLRSGMSIGMVLISVELAMMLIIMVFLPGEIAGACFIGFAIGESLGASALRIAGGIFTKIADIGADLMKIVFKIKEDDARNPGVIADCTGDNAGDSVGPSADGFETYGVTGVALITFILIGVPEVSMQVTLLVWLFVIRAAMVVASGISYFANRAWAKARYANADDMDFEAPLTSLVWITSAVCIATTFLTSILLIGNLEGGLWWKLSLIVSCGTLAGALIPELVKVFTSTSARHTQEVVISSNKGGPSLGILSGLVSGNFSAYWLGMAIAALMAVAYGISTLGLSDMMLAPAVFAFGLVAFGFLGMGPVTIAVDSYGPVTDNAQSVFELSTVEHDPSAADELATEFGHEPDFERAKYFLEANDGAGNTFKATAKPVLIGTAVVGATTMIFSIMMGLTDGLENAEAVANLSLLHAPFLLGLLVGGAVIYWFTGASIQAVTTGAYRAVEFIGANIKLDGVTRASEEDSAKVVQICTQYAQKGMFNIFLGVFFSTLAFAFVEPFFFIGYLIAMALFGLYQAIFMANAGGAWDNAKKIVEVDLDAKGTALHDATIIGDTVGDPYKDTSSVALNPVIKFTTLFGLLAVELAVSLNAQGGQVLTWVLAAAFFFASLFFVHRSFYGMRINENMSEMEIDRTTEAVAIDA encoded by the coding sequence ATGAGGCGCGCCCGCTGGGCTGCGCTGGCAATCGCAGGACTCACGGCACTCGGAATCACCGGCTGTTCGGGCGACGGCGCCCCGCCCGGCGAGACCCACGTCGGAGGTGAGGCCAATCTTCAGCTGCCGGATCTCGGCAGCGTCGATTTCCTCGGCATCCCCGGTTCCGCGCTCCTCGGGCTCGGCCTCATCGTGTGCGCGCTGGGCCTCGGTTTCGGCCTCATGACCTACACGCAACTCAAGCGCATGCCCGCCCATTCGGCGATGCGCGAGATCTCGGAACTCATCTACACCACCTGCAAGGCCTACCTGAAGCAGCAGGGCAAGTTCCTGCTGGTGCTGTGGGCGTTCATCGCCGCGATCATCATCTTCTACTACCTGTTCCTCGTCGGCTTCGGCGTCGGGAAGACCGCCATCGTGATCGCGTTCTCGCTGATCGGCATGGCCGGCTCCTACGGCGTCGCCTGGTACGGCATCCGCGTCAACACGCTGGCGAACTCGCGCACCGCGCACGCAGCGCTCGGCGGCAAGCCCTACCCCTGCCACGACATCCCGCTGCGCTCCGGCATGAGCATCGGCATGGTGCTGATCTCGGTCGAACTCGCGATGATGCTCATCATCATGGTGTTCCTGCCCGGTGAGATCGCCGGCGCCTGCTTCATCGGCTTCGCCATCGGCGAGTCCCTCGGCGCGTCCGCCCTCCGCATCGCCGGCGGCATCTTCACCAAGATCGCCGACATCGGCGCCGACCTCATGAAGATCGTCTTCAAGATCAAGGAAGACGACGCCCGCAACCCCGGCGTCATCGCCGACTGCACCGGCGACAACGCCGGCGACTCCGTCGGCCCCTCGGCCGACGGCTTCGAGACCTACGGCGTAACAGGCGTGGCGCTGATCACCTTCATCCTCATCGGCGTGCCGGAAGTCAGCATGCAGGTGACCCTGCTCGTGTGGCTGTTCGTCATCCGCGCCGCCATGGTGGTCGCCTCCGGCATCTCCTACTTCGCCAACCGTGCCTGGGCGAAGGCCCGCTACGCCAACGCCGACGACATGGACTTCGAGGCGCCCCTGACCTCGCTGGTCTGGATCACCTCGGCCGTCTGCATCGCCACCACATTCCTCACCTCGATCCTGCTCATCGGCAACCTCGAGGGTGGCCTCTGGTGGAAGCTGTCGTTGATCGTCAGCTGCGGCACGCTGGCCGGCGCCCTCATCCCCGAACTGGTCAAGGTGTTCACCTCCACCAGCGCCCGCCACACGCAGGAAGTGGTCATCTCCTCCAACAAGGGCGGCCCCTCGCTGGGCATCCTCTCCGGCCTCGTCTCGGGCAACTTCTCCGCCTACTGGCTGGGGATGGCGATCGCGGCCCTGATGGCCGTCGCCTACGGCATCTCCACCCTCGGCCTGAGCGACATGATGCTGGCCCCGGCCGTCTTCGCCTTCGGCCTGGTCGCCTTCGGCTTCCTGGGCATGGGCCCTGTCACCATCGCGGTGGACTCCTACGGCCCGGTGACCGACAACGCGCAGTCCGTCTTCGAGCTGTCGACGGTGGAACATGACCCCAGCGCGGCCGACGAGTTGGCCACCGAGTTCGGCCATGAGCCCGACTTCGAGCGCGCCAAGTACTTCCTCGAGGCCAACGACGGCGCGGGCAACACGTTCAAGGCGACGGCGAAGCCCGTACTGATCGGCACCGCGGTCGTCGGCGCCACCACCATGATCTTCTCGATCATGATGGGCCTCACCGACGGCCTGGAGAACGCGGAGGCCGTCGCGAACCTGTCGCTGCTGCACGCCCCGTTCCTGCTCGGCCTGCTCGTCGGTGGTGCCGTCATCTACTGGTTCACCGGTGCGTCCATCCAGGCCGTGACAACCGGCGCCTACCGGGCCGTCGAGTTCATCGGCGCCAACATCAAACTCGACGGGGTGACCCGCGCGAGCGAGGAGGACTCGGCCAAGGTCGTCCAGATCTGCACCCAGTACGCCCAGAAGGGCATGTTCAACATCTTCCTCGGCGTCTTCTTCTCCACCCTCGCGTTCGCGTTCGTGGAGCCGTTCTTCTTCATCGGCTACCTGATCGCGATGGCCCTGTTCGGCCTGTACCAGGCCATCTTCATGGCCAATGCGGGCGGCGCCTGGGACAACGCGAAGAAGATCGTCGAAGTGGATCTCGACGCCAAGGGCACGGCCCTGCACGACGCCACCATCATCGGCGACACCGTCGGCGATCCCTACAAGGACACCTCGTCGGTGGCGCTGAACCCCGTGATCAAGTTCACCACCCTGTTCGGTCTCCTCGCGGTCGAACTCGCGGTCTCCCTGAACGCTCAGGGCGGCCAGGTGCTGACCTGGGTGCTGGCCGCGGCGTTCTTCTTCGCGTCGCTGTTCTTCGTCCACCGCTCCTTCTACGGCATGCGCATCAACGAGAACATGTCGGAGATGGAGATCGATCGGACAACCGAGGCTGTCGCGATCGACGCCTGA
- a CDS encoding YciI family protein, producing the protein MPQFLLSVIHDGKPFAEDADQSEIFAAVDALNREMMDAGAWVFAGGLTPPSDARYVTSEGVVVEGPVLQYPDQVNGFWVIDVEDDAAALDWAKRAVATGCNPTVEVRPFQG; encoded by the coding sequence ATGCCCCAGTTCCTGCTATCAGTCATCCACGACGGCAAGCCGTTCGCGGAAGACGCCGACCAGAGCGAGATCTTCGCGGCGGTCGACGCCCTCAACCGGGAGATGATGGACGCCGGCGCCTGGGTGTTCGCCGGCGGGCTCACCCCGCCGTCGGACGCCCGGTACGTCACGTCTGAGGGCGTCGTCGTCGAGGGCCCGGTGCTGCAGTACCCGGACCAGGTCAACGGGTTCTGGGTCATCGACGTCGAGGACGACGCGGCCGCGCTCGACTGGGCGAAACGGGCGGTGGCCACCGGCTGCAACCCCACCGTCGAGGTGCGGCCCTTCCAGGGCTGA
- a CDS encoding NAD-dependent succinate-semialdehyde dehydrogenase: MSTDRTARALALAPAELFIDGVWRPSSSGETFAVHNPATGEVLTRVPSATPDDGMAALAAADGAASGWARTPARERSELLRRAYDLLMERADEFATLMTIEMGKPLAEARGEVTYGGEFLRWFAEEAVRINGRYSPSPEGNLRMLTVRRPVGACLFITPWNFPLAMATRKIAPALAAGCTTILKPAALTPLTSLAFVRLLEEVGVPQGVVNVIPTQDAQPVTGPIIRDRRLRKLSFTGSTAVGMALLEECAGNVVRTSMELGGCAPFIVFDDADLGKAVESAYQTKMRNMGEACNAANTFYVQAGVADEFAERLAARLAALAVGDGLEEGTQVGPLISDGARKGVGDLVDEAVQQGAKVLTGGGPVNGPGYFYAPTVLTGVTADAAIASTEIFGPVAPVTTFETEDEVVERVNASPVGLSAYLHTGDIARVWRMTERLETGMLGVNGGTISNAAAPFGGVKHSGLGREGGPEGIEAYLETMYVGFADPFA; this comes from the coding sequence ATGTCCACAGACCGCACCGCCCGCGCGTTGGCCTTGGCGCCAGCCGAACTCTTCATCGACGGCGTGTGGCGCCCTTCATCCTCCGGCGAGACCTTCGCCGTGCACAACCCCGCCACCGGCGAGGTGCTCACCCGGGTCCCCTCCGCCACGCCGGACGACGGCATGGCCGCGCTGGCGGCTGCCGACGGCGCCGCATCGGGCTGGGCGCGTACCCCGGCGAGGGAGCGCTCTGAGCTGCTGCGTCGGGCCTACGACCTGCTGATGGAGCGCGCCGACGAGTTCGCCACGCTGATGACCATCGAGATGGGCAAGCCGCTGGCCGAGGCCAGGGGCGAGGTGACCTACGGCGGGGAGTTCCTCCGCTGGTTCGCCGAGGAGGCCGTCCGGATCAACGGCCGCTACTCCCCCTCGCCGGAGGGCAACCTGCGCATGCTGACGGTGCGCCGCCCCGTTGGGGCCTGCCTGTTCATCACGCCGTGGAACTTCCCGCTCGCGATGGCCACCCGCAAGATCGCCCCGGCGTTGGCGGCAGGCTGCACCACCATCCTGAAGCCCGCCGCCCTGACGCCGCTCACCTCGCTGGCCTTCGTGCGCCTCCTGGAAGAGGTGGGCGTGCCCCAGGGCGTGGTGAACGTCATCCCGACGCAGGACGCCCAGCCGGTGACCGGCCCCATCATCCGCGACCGTCGCCTGAGGAAGCTGTCGTTCACCGGCTCCACCGCCGTCGGTATGGCGCTGCTCGAGGAGTGCGCCGGCAACGTGGTGCGCACGTCGATGGAGTTGGGCGGCTGCGCGCCGTTCATCGTGTTCGACGACGCGGACCTCGGCAAGGCCGTGGAGTCGGCCTACCAGACGAAGATGCGCAACATGGGCGAGGCCTGCAACGCGGCCAATACCTTCTACGTCCAGGCGGGGGTGGCCGACGAGTTCGCCGAGCGGCTGGCGGCGCGTCTGGCCGCGCTCGCCGTCGGCGACGGCCTCGAGGAGGGCACCCAGGTGGGTCCCCTGATCTCCGACGGTGCACGCAAGGGCGTCGGAGACCTGGTTGACGAGGCGGTGCAGCAGGGCGCGAAGGTGCTGACCGGCGGGGGCCCTGTCAACGGACCGGGGTACTTCTACGCCCCCACCGTGCTCACCGGGGTCACCGCCGACGCGGCCATCGCGTCCACGGAGATCTTCGGCCCAGTGGCCCCCGTCACGACCTTCGAGACCGAGGACGAGGTGGTCGAGCGGGTCAACGCCTCCCCCGTCGGGCTCTCCGCCTACCTGCACACCGGCGACATCGCCAGGGTCTGGCGGATGACCGAGCGCCTGGAGACGGGCATGCTCGGCGTCAACGGCGGCACCATCTCGAATGCGGCCGCGCCGTTCGGTGGCGTGAAGCACTCCGGCCTCGGGCGCGAGGGCGGCCCCGAGGGCATCGAGGCGTACCTGGAGACGATGTACGTCGGTTTCGCCGACCCGTTCGCCTGA